aaataaataaaatctttttttaaaaaaaaaatctaagtcaaTTGGAGAGCATGCAACTATCCTTGGAGAAAAAATGCTTCTAAATGGGAAGACAGGTCTATTCAAAACCTCAAAGCTTTTCTATAACTGGACCTAACTTTATAAAGTTCTTAGGTTTGAAATTGCCCCCAAATATCTGATAAATAGTGCTAGCTTCATCTTAGCAGATAACATAATACTTTTATCATATGAAAAAGCAAGTAGAAATAAGTAGATCAGGAAATGATGAGCATTGTTTCAATTCAGGTTGACAAGGATAATTTTGATCATGTAGTATGAACATAAAAGGGCACCTATCTATCAGAGCCCtaccttataccatatacaaaaagtCTGAGGGATTATAAATgggtaaattttagaattttagaagatGCTCAGTTTTGAGATGGAGTTGACCTTAGGACTGAAAATCCAAAAGCAactacagaaaaaggaaaaaaaaaaaaaggaaatttgataaTACAAAAACTTAAAAGTGTCTGCATGACAAAAAGAGCATAAACAGTCAAAAGACAATGATAAAATGGGAAAACCTCGCATACTGGTAagttcaacaaaaatttattcaaCTAGTCATCAGAATTATAAATTACAACAGCACACTAGATAGATTATTTTTTGCCAAGTTTGTAGAAACTAGAGAATCGTTGCCTTCAGTTCTGACAAGGACACAGAGAAATCCAGCACTTTTGTACACTGCTGAGGACACTGAGAAAGTCATCGGTCTTTCTTTTGCTAAGTATCTGCCAAAATTTAGTATATACATATTCTGGAGAACACAGTGTACAGAAAGGAAAGTATGTTATTTAATGATAATAAAGACATTTGTCTGTAGtagcaaagaaaaacaatgtgaaGGTCAACAGCAGAATGAATATACTGTAGTATACCCTTACTATGGAATGTAATGCCCCAATACAGGGAAGGCCTATCCATGTTAAAAGGAATTACTTGTATATAGCATGATTCCATTTCTTAGAAATCCCTATAACAATTTATGTGCGCGTCTGTGTTTATAAAATAGGCATCGAAGGATCTATCCCAAACTGTTGATACCTTCAGCTGGATAGGATTGAGCTGTAGAAGTGGGGGATAAGGAGTAAATCAACtttttaagatacttttttttgttttgaggatCTACTTTTATTTGATCAACAATGAAAAAGTATGATTAAAATAcaaagttcttatttctgcaggtgaaaaaaatgatacaaaagtTGATAATTTAAGAAATAGTGGTAGAAATAAGAACTTCTTGGAATTATGGCAGCAACCACCGGAAAAGGGAGGGGAGTGTCTAAAGGTGAGGTGGCAGGCTTTTAAGCCGAAAGAAGCTGCATATTCTCCAAGATGACAGGGCTTATAGGGCTGTACATATGCACTACAGAAAGGCTTTAAATGCCTTCATGACCAAAGTAATCCATATTAAGAAAGCGAAAGCCATATACATAAAACAAGAACCACACAAATGATAATTATATATGTAGGTTGGGTCCCAATAAACTGAAAGCACTTTTTATACTCCCCACCATACCTTTAACACAACTTTTAGGTTATCCTCAAGTAGGAAAGTAGCAACATTCGAATGAGTTAAGGTAGAAGTAAAAAGGACCACAAACTTTATTAAAAGTCAGTAAAGATAACATATAGTATGTACAGATGGCACATGGTGCCAATTTTATTTGCAGTTATTATAGTACTCCAACTCATGTTTACAAGTTACACCTTTGCCACAGCCTTGGCTAAATCTTGAACTAGTGCAGAATTCAGCTGTGCCAGAGTGCTGATCTTCGCGTGCTTAGATGTGGCATACTTGTTCTTGATGGTCTGGAAGAGAAAAGCATAGTAGTTAATGAAGTCAAAGAGGAAAACATTGTAAGATCCAGTGATGCAGAAACTCAAAAcatcaaatacttaaaaatatgctATGCATTGAGGCgcctggttaagcatctaactcttggttttggttcaggtcatgatctcagggttgtgagaccaagtACGGCACTGGGCtacacactgggcatggagcctggttaacattctctctctcccataaaataagatgaaatcagagatggaaacaaactgtaagagattctgaattctaggaaacaaactggggattgctggaggggaggtgggtagggaaatGCGGaactaggtgatgggtattaagaaaggcacatgatgtaatgagccctgggtgttacatgcTACTGATCCATCACTGAATtcaacctctgaaactaatacaatatatataaattaactgaatttttttttaagattttatttttatttattttttaagattttatttatttacttgacagagagagacacagcaagagagggaacacaagcagtggggggtgggagagggagaagcaggcttccttctgagcagggagcctgacatggggtttgatcccaggactgtgatcatgacctgagcggaaggcagacgctccaactgagccatccaggtgccccaaagattttatttaacagacagagatatcacaagtaggcagagaggcaggcagagagagttggggaaagcagcctccccacagagcagagagtccgatgtggggctctatcccaggaccctgggatcaagaccggagctgaaggcagaggctttaacccactgagccacccaggcgcccctaaattaactgaatttaaattaaaaaaaaaaaaattctctccttctgtACCGACCACCACCTCCCatctctcactcacacacacacacaaaataaaaaaggaaaaataagccaTGCATTTACAGACATGAAATCTTAAGTATTTTCATTCTGTACCCTCCCACATCCCCCGCAACATCTTATAGTATCCCTGACTTACCATGTGCTTTGTAAGTCCACGATTCACCATGACTATATTCTTAGCTAGGTGTTGCATAACACTTAGAAGGGATTCTTCAGTGTATGATAGATAATGCTGTAGAGTTGGTGTCTATGGCAACAAATGCTAATGTTAGAAATGCTCATCAATAATGGTTTTCATAATATTTCTGTATCTTAGTCAAGAGTAGAGTAGGAAGAGATTCCCTAGGACTGATTATAACaaatttaagataaatttaaGATGCCTTCCTCCTTAAACACTCTTCTTTCATGCTCTCTAGGATCCTGTACTTAAATCTATTATACACATGTGCTCACCTTTGATACCAATATTCTCATGCATGGTTCTATTCCTAGGGCATAGGGTAGCTTATGACACATAGGAGAAATATTTGGTGAATCAATGAGTATGAATGAACTTTCTagcatgtcatttcttttttttttttttcttaagattttgtttattcatttatttgagagagagagagcacaagcaagcagagagagagagaggaggaagcaggcttcccgctgagcagagagcccgatgcggggctcgatcccaggaccctgagatcatgacctgagccgaaggcagaggctttaacccactgagccaaccaggctccccATCTAGCATGTCATTTCACCTGAGTGTCTTCATTTATATCAAAAGATGAAATTAGGTAATGAAGTGGGAGTATCTTATGAACACATGGCAAACAAAATATCACTTTTAATCATTCTCTCAGTAGATGCTATAATTTTAGAAACCATTTGGATAGTCCTTTAATGTAAAAAGTCCAGTATTCATACAAACAtcacttataatttaaaaactcaggGTAACCTAAGTCTTTGTGACAGAGCTTACCCATTCACCGTTATCAAGAATTTTCAGTGCTAAGCAAAAAGCTCCTGCTGCAATCTGAGAAGGAGGAAAGTGCACCATATCGTAGTCCAACATAGTTAGTTCCATCAGGTATTTGGCCAAAGTATGTTGCTCAACATCAACCTGAAACAAAACCCACAGGTCTCTCAACTTCCATTAGAGAATTCTGTACTGGCAATAAGCAGTATGCCTGTAACTATAATCAcaaatgtttgtctttttttttttttttttatttgacagagatcacaaggaggcagagagacaggcagagagagaggcagagagagaggaggaagcaggctccctgctgagcagagagcctgacgtggggctcgatcccaggaccctgggatcatgaccggagccgaaggcagaggctttaaaccactgagccacacaggcgccccacaaatGTTTGTCTATTAACTCTCAAATGCAACTCCCCATGGAAGGCCTTAATGAAAATTGGAAACAAGGaacattatttcttcttcatacAGATTTATAAGTCAGCTGAATTAGATCTGCTTGGTTAGCAATATTTCATCATGTACCATACTAAAGGTTACCAAAGAGAATTTGTACCTCTCCGATCTTAGATGCTCTCCGAAGGAAATGCAGGGGTAGAGGGCGGCCCAGACCAAAATTTAAAGATCTTAGAATCTTCATTTCCATCTGTCTGATTTGGTGCTTAGTATAAGTGTTGTCAGTCACAAAGGCAAAGTCACCAATTTCTGGAGGGTACATTTCTTCATATTTGCTTGCAATAAACATGGCAGTGACACCAACCAGCTGCAGCATCTTCTTGGGCACACAATTATTCTGCAATGGGAATTCCAACTGGATGAACAACTAATACGTACTTGAAAAAGGAGACAAGAGAGCTATGAAGGGGACATGGGAAAAACACTCTCACAGCAAAATCTGAATGCACTACCCCAAAACAGATGTTAgctgaaaaatacttttttttttttcttaattttatttacttgagagaaagagagcatgagcatgggggtagggttagagggagaggaagaagcagactccccactaagcagggagcccaatgccaggcttgatcccagaaccctaagatcatgacctgagccgaaggcaaccaggcgcccctgaaaaagtCTGTTTCTTATGACTCTGCTAGGACCCTAAAGGGAGAATCCTCAATTACTGAATTATGCTCACCTGCATGAACCGATCAATAATGGAAACAGTCATGTACATGGTCTCCTGAAGTAACCTGAACTTCATCTGAACCTGTACTAGCCAGTCAATAAGGATAGCTCTCATGTTTCCAGTGACTTCACGACCCAGTAGGTATTTTGGTCTGATGGCTTGCTCTTCCTGCAAAAGAATGCTGATTATCCTTTAGAAGCAAGACTCCATATGACATTTCTGTCCACAAATCTTAGTCACCACAGAACAGTAATGGAGAGTTCAGAATCTCTAACAGTCCTCAACTTAATTATTCATACAGTCACTACATAAAGCTGTCACTGAGGAAGAA
This genomic interval from Neovison vison isolate M4711 chromosome 1, ASM_NN_V1, whole genome shotgun sequence contains the following:
- the CCNB1 gene encoding G2/mitotic-specific cyclin-B1; the encoded protein is MALRVTRNAKVNVENKAKISMAGAKRVPLATTAASKPGLRPRTALGDIGNKVSEQPQAKLPLKKEAKTLVPGKVIAKKLPKPLEKAPEPVPEPEPEPEPVKEEKLSPEPILVDTPSPSPMETSGCAPAEEYLCQAFSDVILAVNDVDAEDGADPNLCSEYVKDIYAYLRQLEEEQAIRPKYLLGREVTGNMRAILIDWLVQVQMKFRLLQETMYMTVSIIDRFMQNNCVPKKMLQLVGVTAMFIASKYEEMYPPEIGDFAFVTDNTYTKHQIRQMEMKILRSLNFGLGRPLPLHFLRRASKIGEVDVEQHTLAKYLMELTMLDYDMVHFPPSQIAAGAFCLALKILDNGEWTPTLQHYLSYTEESLLSVMQHLAKNIVMVNRGLTKHMTIKNKYATSKHAKISTLAQLNSALVQDLAKAVAKV